From Granulicella cerasi, a single genomic window includes:
- a CDS encoding GH92 family glycosyl hydrolase, whose product MPVDHVHPLVGTANEGQTYPATGVPFAMTHWTPQTRAGETKCVAPYYFVDDRIQGFRGSHFLSGSCVPDYGSVTLMASLGSLQTAAVARASRFERQTEHATPYSYRVHLTDAGLVAELTGTARAGMMRYKFDHAGDGSVVIENNARGGDGWVRIEGQQVTGEVPVRREYAGSGKLAGFSSYFVIEFDHRFTGQGTWAGDTTQEGASLQQGDGLPLGVVSVAGVRTTTGGASKAAATLPTASTRPGFGVYVRFANVKPGETVIARIGTSFVSVDEARKNLQAEIPDWDFDKTAAKAEAAWNQSLSSIEVRDDIPARDVFYTAMYHALLHPRTFSDVDGSYPRFAAHGAVEQARGFAYYDDFSMWDTFRAQHPMLTIIDPSRDVDMIRSLILKGQQGGFLPIFPAWNSYTSEMVGDHSSVTIIDAYRKGLRGFDIQAAYRLMVKNATVIPDQADASDGMGRRGLGSYLRLGYIPVEDHMLEAFHKDEQVSRTLEYAYDDAMIGELAADLGKTEDAAAFRKRGANWQNVIDPQTGFARGKHEDRSWITPFDAGKKQTWITEGLPWQYTFFVPQDVPGLMRREGGPHAFCQKLDGLFAGGFYDHGNEPSHHIAYLYDACGEPTKTQQHVRLLMESEYKDAPSGLAGNDDAGQMSAWYVLGALGFYQVTPGVPEYWLGSPRFDDVVLHLPDGKQMHIVAKGSGAGAVYVENIFLNGKKIEGYKLSHRDLVAGGELRFVMRRTPLAH is encoded by the coding sequence ATGCCTGTCGATCATGTTCATCCTCTGGTGGGTACAGCGAATGAAGGTCAGACCTATCCGGCCACTGGCGTTCCGTTCGCGATGACGCACTGGACTCCGCAAACGCGCGCTGGAGAAACCAAGTGCGTCGCTCCGTACTATTTCGTAGACGACAGAATCCAAGGCTTTCGCGGATCGCATTTTTTGAGCGGCAGTTGCGTCCCTGACTACGGCAGCGTGACACTCATGGCCTCGTTGGGCTCTCTCCAGACAGCAGCGGTCGCTCGCGCATCGCGCTTCGAGCGTCAGACGGAACATGCAACGCCCTACAGCTACAGGGTTCACCTCACCGACGCGGGCCTGGTGGCAGAACTCACCGGCACAGCTCGCGCGGGGATGATGCGGTACAAATTCGATCACGCGGGCGATGGCTCTGTTGTGATCGAGAACAACGCTCGGGGCGGGGACGGTTGGGTTCGCATCGAAGGCCAGCAAGTGACCGGCGAAGTCCCAGTACGCCGGGAGTATGCGGGCAGTGGCAAGCTTGCGGGCTTCAGCAGCTACTTCGTCATCGAGTTTGATCATCGCTTTACAGGGCAGGGGACCTGGGCAGGCGACACGACGCAGGAGGGCGCCAGCCTTCAACAAGGTGATGGCCTGCCGCTGGGTGTCGTCTCTGTGGCTGGGGTCAGAACAACTACGGGCGGAGCGTCCAAGGCCGCCGCCACTCTGCCGACTGCCAGCACGAGGCCGGGCTTTGGCGTCTACGTACGTTTTGCGAACGTGAAGCCGGGGGAGACGGTGATAGCGCGGATCGGCACGTCATTCGTCAGCGTGGACGAGGCTCGTAAGAATCTTCAGGCAGAGATCCCCGACTGGGATTTTGACAAAACAGCGGCGAAGGCAGAAGCCGCGTGGAACCAAAGCCTCTCCAGCATTGAAGTCCGCGATGACATCCCCGCCAGGGATGTTTTCTACACGGCGATGTATCACGCCCTGCTGCATCCTCGAACATTCAGCGATGTGGACGGCAGTTATCCGCGCTTTGCTGCGCATGGTGCTGTGGAGCAGGCAAGGGGCTTCGCTTATTACGACGATTTCTCCATGTGGGATACGTTTCGCGCTCAGCATCCCATGCTGACGATCATCGATCCAAGTCGTGATGTGGACATGATTCGCTCGCTGATCCTGAAGGGACAGCAAGGGGGCTTCCTGCCGATCTTTCCGGCCTGGAATAGCTACACCTCGGAGATGGTTGGCGACCATTCCTCCGTGACGATCATCGACGCCTATCGCAAGGGTCTGCGAGGCTTCGATATCCAGGCGGCCTATCGATTGATGGTGAAGAACGCGACCGTGATTCCAGATCAAGCCGATGCTTCTGACGGTATGGGTCGCCGCGGCCTTGGCTCGTATCTCAGGCTCGGGTACATCCCGGTGGAAGATCACATGCTGGAGGCGTTCCACAAAGACGAGCAGGTTTCACGCACACTGGAGTATGCCTACGATGACGCGATGATCGGTGAGCTTGCCGCGGACCTGGGAAAGACAGAAGACGCTGCTGCGTTTCGGAAACGTGGAGCGAATTGGCAGAACGTCATCGATCCGCAAACCGGGTTCGCGCGTGGCAAGCACGAGGATAGAAGCTGGATCACCCCGTTCGACGCAGGCAAGAAGCAGACCTGGATCACGGAGGGCCTTCCGTGGCAGTACACCTTCTTCGTGCCACAGGATGTTCCGGGACTCATGAGGCGGGAAGGTGGCCCACATGCGTTCTGCCAGAAGCTCGACGGACTCTTTGCTGGCGGCTTCTACGACCATGGCAATGAACCGAGCCACCACATCGCTTATTTGTATGATGCCTGCGGAGAGCCCACAAAGACGCAGCAGCATGTGCGGTTGCTTATGGAAAGCGAGTACAAAGACGCACCCTCCGGACTGGCAGGAAACGACGATGCGGGACAGATGAGCGCGTGGTACGTTCTTGGTGCCTTGGGCTTCTACCAGGTCACCCCTGGAGTACCTGAGTACTGGCTGGGCTCCCCCAGGTTCGATGACGTGGTGCTGCATCTTCCGGACGGCAAGCAGATGCACATCGTGGCTAAAGGCTCGGGCGCAGGAGCGGTCTATGTAGAAAACATCTTCCTCAACGGGAAGAAGATTGAAGGCTACAAGCTCAGTCATCGGGATCTCGTCGCGGGAGGCGAGTTGCGTTTCGTGATGAGAAGAACCCCGCTCGCTCATTGA
- a CDS encoding glycoside hydrolase family 27 protein yields MGWNSWDAYGLTITESQFRDNVEILAKTLKPFGWDYAVIDEGWFLQNPHELKSGNVIYALDANGRYVPVPERFPSATVNGRNEGFRAIGDYVHAKGLKFGIHIVRGIPREAVRRDSPVAHSRFRAKEVADITDPCPWDPTNWGVRDTPAGQAWYDSLMSQYAGWGVDFIKVDCISDHPYKPGEIQMIHKAIAKTHRQMLLSLSPGPTSPSIAKELLPYAQMWRISDDVWDFWKNTRHAPRSVHDQFELAAAWAPYARPGSWPDADMLPLGYLGPEPGDGVARQTRLTPAEQRTMMTLWSIMRSPLIVGANLTKLDDWTTALLTNRDVIEINQYAHDQRQVAREGNTVVWTAEGRNGKRYLALFNLNDGDKRITRTYAFYNLPSGAYRSRELWTNQKGEPSDGIDVTLPAHSCMLLELTR; encoded by the coding sequence ATGGGATGGAACAGCTGGGACGCTTACGGCCTCACCATCACAGAATCTCAGTTTCGCGACAACGTCGAGATTCTCGCGAAGACGCTTAAGCCATTCGGCTGGGATTACGCCGTCATCGATGAGGGGTGGTTCCTGCAGAACCCTCACGAACTCAAAAGCGGTAACGTGATTTATGCACTGGATGCCAACGGTCGTTATGTGCCGGTGCCCGAGCGCTTTCCCTCCGCTACGGTTAACGGCCGCAATGAGGGCTTTCGAGCCATTGGCGATTACGTCCATGCAAAAGGGCTGAAGTTCGGTATCCATATCGTGCGCGGGATCCCTCGTGAAGCTGTGCGCCGGGATTCTCCTGTTGCTCACAGCCGCTTCCGGGCGAAGGAGGTCGCGGATATTACGGACCCGTGCCCCTGGGATCCCACGAATTGGGGCGTTCGCGATACCCCTGCAGGCCAGGCCTGGTATGACTCGCTCATGAGCCAGTACGCAGGCTGGGGCGTCGATTTCATCAAGGTGGACTGCATCTCAGACCATCCGTATAAGCCCGGCGAGATCCAGATGATTCACAAAGCGATCGCGAAGACACATCGTCAGATGCTGCTGAGCCTCTCACCCGGGCCAACGTCGCCGAGCATCGCAAAGGAACTTCTGCCATACGCGCAGATGTGGCGCATCTCTGACGACGTGTGGGATTTCTGGAAGAACACTCGTCACGCGCCGCGAAGCGTGCACGACCAGTTTGAACTGGCTGCAGCGTGGGCTCCGTATGCGCGTCCTGGCTCATGGCCTGACGCTGACATGCTTCCGCTCGGCTATCTTGGGCCCGAACCAGGGGACGGTGTAGCGCGTCAGACGCGACTCACGCCAGCCGAGCAGCGGACCATGATGACTCTGTGGTCCATCATGCGCTCACCGTTGATCGTCGGGGCTAACCTCACCAAACTCGATGACTGGACGACCGCTCTCCTGACCAATCGAGATGTGATCGAGATCAACCAGTACGCGCATGATCAGCGTCAAGTCGCGCGTGAAGGAAATACCGTTGTCTGGACGGCCGAGGGGCGGAATGGGAAGCGCTATCTCGCCCTGTTCAACCTAAACGATGGCGACAAAAGAATCACGCGTACCTACGCTTTCTATAACCTTCCTTCGGGGGCTTATCGCAGCCGAGAACTGTGGACCAACCAGAAGGGCGAGCCCTCGGACGGGATTGATGTGACTCTGCCGGCCCACAGCTGCATGCTTCTCGAGCTGACAAGATAG
- a CDS encoding glycoside hydrolase family 28 protein, whose product MSTRRSFLFSSLSIGGLYCVRSFAQALPTREINVISMGAVGDGVTLDTAALQRAIDTAAAAGGGRVLVPGGKRFLIGGIMLKSNVELHLADDAVLLASPDQAHYTFADNRGIINANGANNVRITGTGHLDGQGMKFMGDYSPVHERWEPLSFRPRMFHLKRCTGLEISGISYGHSPEWGLHTLGCEHVLVDGVKVRNYLDVPNCDAMDPDRCRDMEIKNCDIVCADDGIVIKTGEQKDGEDFGISHNITVRDCAVTCRDSGIKIGTETFGDISKILFERCRIVSGGRGPTITHRQPGNISDVEFRDIDFLAQHHAARWWGWGEAASVTVWPRTPTGKTGTLSDIRFKNVRGVAENSFRIDAHPDQPVRNVLLEDCSVKIDRWTQYPGGKFDNRPTRVDDPMNEPSGLEKHDTPAYFLRNVQGAVLRNCAASWGLHQAPYFSYALEAQHVSGLKLENFKGKSARPGMPATSIH is encoded by the coding sequence ATGTCCACACGCAGATCGTTCCTTTTTAGCTCACTCTCCATCGGGGGCTTGTACTGTGTTCGTTCCTTCGCTCAAGCGTTGCCCACGCGCGAGATCAACGTCATTTCGATGGGGGCCGTTGGCGATGGAGTGACGTTGGATACAGCTGCGCTCCAGCGTGCCATTGATACGGCCGCAGCTGCAGGTGGGGGCCGAGTGCTTGTGCCGGGCGGCAAGCGCTTCCTGATCGGCGGCATCATGCTCAAGAGCAACGTGGAACTGCACCTCGCAGACGATGCCGTGCTGCTGGCAAGCCCAGATCAGGCGCATTACACCTTCGCGGACAATCGCGGGATCATCAACGCCAACGGCGCGAACAATGTTCGCATCACGGGCACCGGGCATCTGGACGGTCAGGGCATGAAATTCATGGGCGATTATTCTCCGGTGCACGAGCGCTGGGAGCCTCTGTCGTTCCGGCCGCGTATGTTTCACCTGAAGCGGTGTACCGGCCTGGAGATCAGCGGCATCTCGTACGGGCATTCGCCTGAGTGGGGGCTGCATACTCTTGGCTGTGAGCATGTGCTGGTGGACGGCGTAAAGGTCCGGAACTATCTCGATGTTCCGAACTGCGATGCCATGGATCCGGATCGCTGCCGGGATATGGAGATCAAGAATTGCGACATCGTCTGCGCGGACGATGGCATCGTCATCAAGACCGGCGAGCAGAAGGACGGCGAAGACTTCGGTATATCGCACAACATCACCGTGCGCGACTGCGCTGTCACCTGCAGAGACAGCGGAATCAAGATCGGAACAGAGACCTTCGGCGATATCTCGAAGATACTCTTCGAGCGCTGCCGCATTGTGTCAGGCGGTCGTGGCCCCACCATCACACACCGGCAGCCCGGCAATATCAGCGACGTCGAGTTCCGAGACATCGATTTCCTCGCGCAGCATCACGCGGCGCGCTGGTGGGGATGGGGGGAGGCGGCGTCGGTGACGGTATGGCCGCGGACACCTACCGGCAAGACCGGCACGCTTAGCGATATTCGCTTCAAGAATGTGCGCGGCGTGGCGGAGAACAGCTTCCGCATCGACGCACATCCGGACCAGCCTGTGAGGAACGTCTTGCTGGAAGACTGCTCCGTGAAGATCGACCGCTGGACACAGTACCCAGGCGGCAAATTCGACAATCGGCCAACGCGCGTGGACGACCCGATGAACGAGCCCAGCGGCCTGGAAAAACACGACACGCCCGCATATTTCCTGCGTAACGTGCAGGGGGCCGTTCTTCGAAACTGCGCCGCGTCGTGGGGACTTCACCAGGCTCCTTACTTCAGCTACGCACTGGAAGCGCAGCACGTCTCCGGGCTGAAGCTCGAAAACTTCAAAGGCAAGTCAGCACGCCCAGGCATGCCCGCAACGTCGATTCATTGA
- a CDS encoding glycoside hydrolase family 27 protein has translation MGWNSWNWFKENVTDKDVRQAADLLVSSGMRDAGYVYVNIDDGWQGQRDKDGVLHSNEKFPDMKALADYVHGKGLKLGIYSSPGPKTCARFEGSMGHEEQDAQLYASWGVDYLKYDLCSFHNGVMRKAYPGDGAEGMVAQYKMMREAFEKMHQALLKTKRPIIYSLCQYGFDSVWQWGPEVGANLWRTTGDITPTFDRLSLIGREQAGLARYSGPGHWNDPDMLEVGNGKLTLDENRTHMGMWAMLAAPLLAGNNLSQLTPEIKAILTNADIIAIDQDRLGKQADRIYAEGPIEIWARPLADGSRVLAIFNFGEQRSYLRGISLHLQQSGADNGWHARDVWDGKDLGSISDTTHFTVPRHGSILLRLSK, from the coding sequence ATGGGTTGGAACTCATGGAACTGGTTCAAAGAGAACGTCACAGACAAAGACGTGCGCCAGGCTGCGGACCTGCTCGTGTCTTCGGGCATGCGCGATGCCGGGTATGTATACGTCAACATCGACGACGGCTGGCAAGGACAGCGCGATAAGGACGGCGTTCTTCACAGCAACGAGAAATTCCCTGACATGAAGGCGCTTGCGGACTACGTCCACGGCAAAGGTCTGAAGCTGGGCATCTACAGCTCGCCGGGACCGAAGACGTGCGCTCGATTCGAAGGCAGCATGGGCCACGAGGAGCAGGATGCACAGCTCTACGCTTCGTGGGGCGTTGACTATCTGAAGTACGACCTCTGCAGCTTTCACAACGGCGTTATGCGGAAAGCCTATCCCGGTGACGGTGCGGAGGGAATGGTCGCGCAGTACAAGATGATGCGCGAGGCCTTCGAGAAAATGCATCAGGCTTTGTTGAAAACCAAGCGTCCCATCATCTATAGCCTTTGCCAGTACGGCTTCGACTCAGTATGGCAGTGGGGGCCTGAGGTGGGAGCAAACCTCTGGCGCACGACCGGCGACATCACGCCGACTTTCGACCGCCTCTCGCTGATCGGTCGGGAGCAGGCAGGCCTCGCCCGTTACTCCGGGCCGGGGCACTGGAACGACCCTGACATGCTGGAGGTCGGCAATGGAAAGCTGACTCTTGATGAAAACCGCACCCACATGGGGATGTGGGCGATGCTTGCTGCTCCGTTGCTTGCAGGCAATAATCTGTCGCAGCTCACGCCTGAGATCAAGGCCATCCTGACGAACGCCGACATCATCGCCATCGACCAGGACCGGCTTGGCAAGCAGGCGGACCGCATCTATGCGGAAGGCCCGATCGAAATCTGGGCTCGGCCTCTCGCAGATGGCAGCCGGGTGCTGGCAATTTTCAACTTCGGCGAGCAGCGCTCGTATCTGCGCGGCATTTCGCTGCACCTCCAGCAGTCTGGGGCGGACAACGGCTGGCACGCCCGCGATGTATGGGACGGGAAAGACCTGGGTAGCATCTCGGACACCACTCACTTCACCGTCCCCCGGCACGGTTCCATCCTTCTGCGCTTGTCCAAATAA